The genomic window CATCTAATTGCAGTGCCAGTTGCCAGCTATCCAGTTTCATTTGAAGTTGCTGGGGGTCCAAACGAGCTAGTTGCTTTTATTCGTCCTATAAGTCCTTCCACAAGCGAGTCAATAGGGTGCTGGCTAGTTGTAGTTGTTGGCGTGCCTTTCCTTTCATCTTGAATATTAATAAATATTTGGATAAATTACTTTAGAATAAGAAGTTCATGTTTTATAGACTAGTAAGATAACTAACTAGTTAAGTAATACGAATCCATACTAGGAAAATGAAAATGTGAGTCCTAGGCACTGGAATTGGTTCTCTTCTCCCTAATCCCTATAAGCCAGAAAGGGTAATAGGCTTCAGTGTAAGCATTTCCTTCAAGCAAGTCATCTCAAGTTTTAAATTCTAGAGAATAGCTCCGATCAACCCATTTTAGTTTGGTTCTGCAATTCATTCGCATAAATGAAAAAAAAAGCGAGATGTGCACGAAAGAAGATCATAGTTCAGCTTTAAAATGGTGGTGTCCCTGTGTTAGTAAGTGGTTGAAATAGCTCATGGGAGTGTCTGCCCCATTCGATAATGGCATTTATGATCTAGTGGAGTGAGTGATTGTGTGGTGTTCAGTCTAAGGCTTTTTGAAAAGCGGATTTCTCCCTTCTCTCATCCATCGTCTTTGTTAAAGTATGGAATTCTCACCCAGAGCTGCGGAACTCACGACTCTATTAGAAAGTAGAATGACCAACTTTTACACGAATTTTCAAGTGGATGAGATCGGTCGAGTGGTCTCAGTTGGAGATGGGATTGCACGTGTTTATGGATTGAACGAGATTCAAGCTGGAGAAATGGTGGAATTTGCCAGCGGTGTGAAAGGAATAGCCTTGAATCTTGAGAATGAGAATGTAGGTATTGTTGTCTTTGGTAGTGATACCGCTATTAAAGAAGGAGATCTTGTCAAGCGCACTGGATCTATTGTGGATGTTCCTGCGGGAAAGGCCATGTTAGGCCGTGTGGTCGACGCCTTGGGAGTACCTATTGATGGAAAAGGGGCTCTAAGCGATCACGAACGAAGACGTGTCGAAGTGAAAGCCCCAGGGATTATTGAACGTAAATCTGTGCACGAACCCATGCAAACAGGCTTAAAAGCAGTGGATAGCCTGGTTCCTATAGGCCGTGGTCAACGAGAACTTATAATCGGGGACAGACAAACTGGAAAAACAGCAATAGCTATCGATACTATATTAAACCAAAAGCAAATGAACTCAAGGGGCACAAATGAGAGTGAGACATTGTATTGTGTCTATGTTGCGATTGGACAAAAACGCTCGACTGTGGCACAATTAGTTCAAATTCTTTCAGAAGCGAATGCTTTGGAATATTCCATTCTTGTAGCAGCCACCGCTTCGGATCCTGCTCCTCTGCAATTTCTGGCCCCATATTCAGGGTGTGCCATGGGGGAATATTTCCGCGATAATGGAATGCACGCATTAATTATATATGATGATCTAAGTAAACAGGCGGTGGCATATCGACAAATGTCATTATTGTTACGCCGACCACCAGGCCGTGAGGCTTTCCCAGGGGATGTTTTCTATTTACATTCCCGTCTCTTAGAAAGAGCCGCTAAACGATCGGACCAGACAGGTGCAGGTAGCTTGACTGCGTTACCCGTGATTGAAACACAAGCTGGAGACGTATCGGCCTATATCCCCACCAATGTGATCTCCATTACAGATGGACAAATCTGTTTGGAAACAGAGCTCTTTTATCGCGGAATTAGACCTGCTATTAACGTTGGCTTATCCGTCAGTCGCGTCGGGTCTGCCGCTCAGTTGAAAGCTATGAAACAAGTCTGCGGTAGTTCAAAACTGGAATTGGCACAATATCGCGAAGTGGCCGCCTTCGCTCAATTTGGGTCAGACCTTGATGCTGCGACTCAGGCATTACTCAATAGAGGTGCAAGGCTTACAGAAGTGCCCAAACAACCACAATATGAACCACTTCCAATTGAAAAACAAATTGTTGTGATTTATGCTGCTGTCAACGGCTTCTGTGATCGAATGCCACTAGACAGAATTTCTCAATATGAAAAAGCCATTCTAAGTACTATTAATCCAGAATTACTAAAATCCTTCAACGAAAAAGGGGGATTAACTAACGAAAGAAAGATTGAACCTGATGCTTCTTTAAAACAAACTGCGAAGGAGATTAATTAGATAGACCTTTTTATTTTTCGTCATTCGATCACGAAAACAGGGATTCTGGAACGGCCAAGAATCCCAGCGGTTGTTCGGGTCGAAAAACCGAGAACAAGACATGCCACAAAGTGGCAGATGAAGGCAGGGGGGAGAGCCTAGTCCTCAACCTCTTCTTCCCCAAAAGGTAGTTATGAACGTGCCAAACTTATTGGATTTATTCTTGGAATGCTCATAACCACCTTTACTCTTTTTTTCATTCTTTACTCAGAGGAAGCCATGCCGTTTGGAGAAGAGCACCAAGTGGGGGGAGTGTGGAGTCCCCGAAAGAGGAGCTTTCTAAAGGCAAGAGAAAAGCTCCGATGGAGCCCTTGGAGCTACAGGGACCACCAACCCTTCGCAGCTTGGACGATTTGATTCTTGTGCCACTCAGCCCTGAGGAGGGCGCCTGCTCGACCCAGTCAGGTACTACTCCGCCGCCGGCCCCGAGTAACTCTGCGGGGGTCGGTGCAGCCCTTTCTTCTATTCCGGAGTGCATAAACAAGGATCCTCAAAAAGCGAAATCATTTCGTTAATGGCATTTCAGAAATGAGTCATAGGCGCCTGTACAATGACAGAATAGAGAGTCCTTTTTTTCCAGAATGAATCATTCTATTCAAATCTCACAAGTTCTCTTTACGCGTCTTCTAGGGGCATTGTTGAACGCAATCTGCAGGAACAAGAAATGATTCTTTCTTATTTTGAAACAGAATTCAAAATAAAGGAGGATTTAATTCGGTTGCTTTATGAAGGCCGACGCCGTGCCGATAGATACGTTATACACGAAACGAAAATAGCCAGTACGGTGGACGCGTTCCTTTCCAAAAAGGGATTATCAGGAGCTCCCAGTGCCGAGGGGGTAGTTCAACTCAAGAAGGAGCGGTACTTTCTGGAAAATCCCGGGAGGAATGGAGCTCCTTTGTATAGGGAACTCGAAGAACTCTTCTAAGGGGGCCCCAAGCCGAAAAAAAGCAAATCTCTTTCGTGATTTTGTAGGTGTAGGTATATAGTGAAGTGATACCGAGGCCCTCTCCACAACCTAGTAGTTGATGGGTATGGGGAGGGGAGAGAAGAGTGGGTATGAGGGCTTCTCTCGCCATCCATAGCCCCCTTTCTTTAAAATGCAAAGTGGACGTTCCCGCACGAATCTCCGGAATTCGGATTCCTGATATTGATCACTAGAATCAAGCTTTTTATGAGGCTCTCTGCCCGCTATGTAAAATAACCTGACTCTGAGTAGTTACATACTACTCTATATAACATAGAAAAAGCAGGCTACCCATAACGGGAGAACCAAATCCTCATTGAATTGGATTTATCAATTCGAAGGGGGGTCGTACAAGGTCAGCAGTACCCCCTGTGAATCCACCACCTGTATGATAAGTTCTTAATGTTAGTTGAGTGCCAGGCTCTTCAATAGATTGAACCGCAATAATACCTACGGCTTCCCCCAATTCGGGGGGGGCCAATCTTTGTTTAAGGATGTTGGATAGGTGATTCATCAATGATGCCGATTGGGAATCTAAGGAGGGGGCTCCGCCCTAGTACCGCTATATATCCATCTTCTGATAGTGGGTGGTTTTCGTACGCGTAGCGCCTTGCTACCAAGTGCCAGTAGTGTAGGAGATCCCTGCAATAAGAGTTGTGAGTGAAATCGGTTGCTTGTTGCTAGCGGGAAGGAAGGAAAGGTCAGATTACCAAAAAAGCCAGCTGCATGTATACTCGTAGGAAACGACAAGATCAGATAGAACCGATAGAAAGTAAGAAGGGTAAGCAATCCTCTGATTCTATTTTTATAGTCGTCCGTCATTCGATCGATAGTGCAAGCCTAAAAGTCAGCTATTTAAATAGTCAGGTATTGAAATAGCATGGTATTAAAAGGGTACCGAACTTCTATACTATAATAGTACCGAAGGCCTTTTCTTGTCTCACCGGATATGAAATGCAACCTTCTACTAAAAGTATGGGGGATAATATATTTTATCTAATTAGTACCCTAAGGATACTCTTTTTTCTGCACGAACGATATACAAGTACTATCTATGTATTTGGTTACCTATGACCTATTACCAACTTAACTATGTTGGTCTTTCCCATTGAATGTCAGTCTTGAAACATTGCCTTGTATATTCAGAACAGTAATGAAATGTCTCTGAATCTGGTATCCAAACGTTGTAAGTCGTACCCGGTTATACGTATCACCCAACAACACGTCAAGGATGGTATCTCTTGAATAGGCGTATGAAAGATTTCTTGCTTCTTTCGAGGAACCGGACACTGGCGCTTGGGTAAGGCGTTCTCGCAGCAAAATCCTTCGTGAGGTCTATCTACTGGGCTTGAGTTTGAGGTCTACATCGTAGGTAGGGTCTTCTAAAAACCACATGAACCTTCACTCTTCTGTCTGAGGAGGGCAAATATAGGTATAAAGCCTGGGCGAGTGTCTTTGTCCAGCGCGAGAAAGCTCGGAATTGAATGCTTTGAATGCGCAAAATGAATGCTTTGGAACAGTTGGTACTTTCAGATCGGAAGATGCTCTTTGACTTTCGCCTCTATTGTTCATACTTATTTATGTGCTGCCAGTCGTACTCCTGTTAAAAATCCAATTTTTGATACAAGATAAGAAACGCTTCGTGCCTCGCATTTGACGGGCGGAGTTCAATGGATGCTATTTCTCCTGAGCTTAATCTCGGAAGTGAGTTAGCGAATAATAAATTATTTCCATTCTTCCAGATCATTCTTTCTTTTCCCACGACTCCGTGTTGGTTTTGCAGTAGAATGAGCTGCAGACTCCCAGTGTTATTTCAACCTTAAGTTCCATCGACTTAAGCGTAAGCGCCCCACCTCTCTTTTGAGAGTGCGAGAGATTTCCGCGGCCTGTAAACACATGGTTTTTCCAGCCGTGACCCTAATTTACTTACTGATTTTAAAACCTACCTCCGGCCGCCCATTGGTTAGGATCGCCCTTTGGTTGGTGGAAGCGAGAATCATCTTTTGATTTTTTTAAGTTTCCCGAAAAAACTGAAAAAGCTTATATTATATATAGTATCTGGCATGCCTAAAAGAGATAGCTGGCTTAAAACACGACAGAAGTAGGACGCACTGAGGCCGAGCTTTACTGCTTGAGTAATTGTCTTTCCAGTAGAGCTTTCCCTTGTTAAGTAGAGAATTACTGTCCTTCACTCATATTTTGAGAAACAGTACGCAGCACGTATGGAAAAGTCAGCCTAGGCAGTCAACCTTTTCTTGACTTCACGAGTTTCAAACCTGTCTGTTAGAGGGGAGCCAACACTCTCTAACTACCTATACTACGCCCCTATTGATTGGAAACCCTCGGGGATCCCATAGACAAAGGAATTATACAGTACGAAATAGCAAAAAACAGACTAATTCGATTCTAAAAAATAGATAATAGATATGGGCTTTCTGCTCAAATTGTCTCCTTTTCCTTCTGCTTGGACAAGGAGAGATATTCAATATTTGAACCAGATTGGATTTCATTCCACTTTCCTATTTCTCAACAACAACTTCTCTCATCAGCTATTTCGCGTTTTCAAAGTCATTAATTGTCCCATTACCCTATTTTCTATTTCGATTGTATGGCGTAGCGTACGTTATGCAAACAGAATTCTACTTATTGGATGGAATAAGAAGAATTCTTCCATTCTTTTTCTCGAGGGAGAAAAACCAAACTAAAACTTTTCGAGTTAGCGGAATTCCTAGTAAAAATAAATCCAGGATTCTTCCACTTAGATGAAATAGCTTAGATGAAATAGTAAGTAATAGTCCCGCTCGTATCCATGGAAATGGGAAAGGAATTATTCCTTTAGAACCATGGAACCCCCGAGCGGTTGTGGTTGTACCTGTACTTGCAGGGATACGAAAACTCGCTATTCACTCAGTTTCTGGTCAATAATAAGATTATGTAGGAGAGATGGCCGAGCGGTTCAAGGCGTAGCATTGGAACTGCTATGTAGGCTTTTGTTTACCGAGGGTTCGAATCCCTCTCTTTCCGTTTCTGTTAATTCACCACCGACCACAATGTATCAAATCAAATAGATTTCAGCAATAAGACTTTTATTTGATAGAAATTCATTATTAAAAATTAATTACTTTGGTACGGCAATAAAAAAAAATCCTACTGTAGATCCATTTGTGATACATGAATGAGAAAATACGGATTAAGGCCCTTCCGCGAAAAGGGGAAATAATTTTATGAACCTTTCTTATTTTCGTTAGGTTCAAGTCTGACGAGAATAATATTCTACGACTAAGAACTCATTTATTTTCACCATTTACTAAATATTATTTTATTTACTAGTCCTTTATATTGGAATGAGTCACTAGTCAAATGTTTTGGCAATTCCTCGTGGGCGGATGATGCAATAGAATTTTGAATCAGCGTTTTGATCTTTGGTTATCCTTCATAGTAATAATATCTCGGAGTTTGCAACGAAAACTTAGTATATCGACTAGACGACCGTGAAATAAAATATGTCTATCTATGGTTAACTAATTGCCTGGCTCCGGGAATGGTCGAAGCCATACCCAATCGAAAAAGGATGTTATCCAAACGCATTTCAAGTAGTTGTAGTCAAACCCGACCTGTTGACCCTTTTGCTTTTCCAGCAATATGTACATATCTAAGTAATTGTCGTTCTGTCAGACCATCATGAAAACGAAATTTCCGTTTTTCTTCTAGACGAATACGATATTGCGATCTTTTCCCAGAACGCAATTGGTTTTTAAAGATACTTCAGGATCTAGGTCTTTTACTAGTTAGTCCCGGTAAAGCTCCCAAACGGCGTATTTTTTCGAAACGAGGTCCTCGGTAACGAGACATAAAGACTCCTTTTTTTTCTTTTTTTTCATTTTCACACAAAATCCAAATTAAAACTGGGATAAACAAAGCAAAATCAACTGAAGTACTAAAAAAAATGAATTGTATCAACATCTGGATTATATAAATATATAAATAAATTATGAATGATTATGAAATAATAAATTAGGATAAAATTCAGAATTATTGTGAATCCATTCCAATCGAAGGTGAAAGAAGAATCGAATATTGAGTAATCAAATCATTCATTCTTTAGATCTTTTGAAAAACGGATTAATCGGACGAGAATAAAGAGAGAGTCCCATTCTACATGTCAATACCGACAACAATGAAATTTATAGTAAGAGGAAAATCCGTCGACTTTATAAATTGTGAGGGTTCAAGTCAAGTCCCTCTATCCCCAATAAAAAGCCCATTTTACTTCCTAACTATTGTACCAACCTCTATTTTTCATTAATGGTTCAAACAAGATTCACTATCTTTCTTTTTCTACTCTTTCACAAACGGATCCGAACTGACTTCTTTGGATTTTATCCCATTCATACAAATGAACATATTATAGTATAGGCAAGTAATCCCTATTATTAAGTAAGTAATTCACAATCCATATATCCTGACATTTACTAAGTCCAATTTTAGAATACTTTTTGATTTTTTAGTCCCTTTAATTGACATAGATACAAGTACTCTACTAGGATGATGCACAATAAATGGTCAGGATAGCTCAGTTGGTAGAGCAGAGGACTGAAAATCCTCGTGTCACCAGTTCAAATCTGGTTCCTGGCACAGAAAAAAGGATCTACCGAATAGGTATTGATACAAATTACTCGAGATGGATTGGGATACATATTCGTTAAAAATATAGCTAGAGTATGATTTATTCATCTAAGTAGAGAAATCTCTAAATAGAGACACTTCTTTTTAGAGAAGGGTAAAAATCTCTGGTTCTTTTCTTTATGGTACAGAAGGAGGTGAGATTAGGTTCCCTTTTCTTCATTTTTGCATTTCTTATTCCGCTATTCCGAATATTTTTTTTTCTTTCTTATCTTATCTTACTTTCCTAGTTGTTCCAAGTAATGCGCGCGGTACAAAGTTCGTGGTAGGGAACTTCTTTGAGTCATCGTATTTTTCTGTTTATATGAAGGAAATGAATATGTGATTTTCCAAATTGGAGAATCGAAATGAAGCCCTTTTTTGCTCAGTCTATCTGGACCCTTTTGTATAATAGGAATTAATTCCAATATAATAGGTATTCTGTTTCTAGACGAAACAGAACGTCAAAATATTCCTTGACTTGAATAAAATCAGGAGTTGTGTTGTATAAGTGAGCATGAATTTCTTATCATTCAATGAGCATCTTGTATTTCATAGAAATTGGGGGTTATATAGTCCTTACGTAAGGGCCAGCCTATCCAACTTTCAGGCATTAGGATACGTTTAAGGCGTGGATGATTATCATAAGAGATTCCCACCATATCATAAGATTCGCGTTCTTTCTTGAAAATCGGCACTTCTCCAAATCCAGAAGACAGATGGGATTCTAGGATTATCCTTTTGGGCAAAGACTTTTATGCATACTTCTTCTGGGTTATCTATACCATACTGTATTCTCGTAAGATGATACACGCTAGCTAAAGATCCACCGGGTGCGACGTCATAAGCACATTGGGAACGTAAATAATTGTAACCATATACATATAAAATGACAGCAATGGAATCCCAATCCTCTGCTTTTATTTGTAAAGTCTCTATTCCTCGATGATCGAAGCCCAAAGATCTATGAACCACCTCATGTTTGACTAGCCAATTAGATAACCAACCCTGCTGCATTATCTTGATCTCTCCTCCTTTGTATAAATATTTCGCAGTTCGAATGCAAGTTTGAAATATTGCCCTGCTCTTTCTTTTTCTGCATAAAGAGCCCCTCCTAATTCACTAATTTGTAGGAAGATACTGGACTTTTGGATTTTCAAAAAGTTGAAGAAGATATGTCTAAAGTAGATGGTGATTGATAGAGCAATTCTTGCTCGTAAGTTCCAGTATGAGTACTGCGCCGAACATAAAGCTTGTGACTGGTAGTAAAACATCGATTTCTCTTTTGAGATAGAGTTCGATCCTCAACTATTTCTCGCGATATCTTCTTATGAAGTTTTGTTAGGGCATCTATAACCGCCTCCGGTTTAGGTGGGCAGCCCGGCAAGTAGACATCCACAGGAATTAACTTATCGACTCCCCGAACAGTACTATAGGAATCCGTACTGAACATTCCCCCTGTAATAGTACAAGCTCCCATAGCAATGACGTATTTTGGTTCAGGCATTTGCTCATATAATCTCACTAAAGAAGGAGCCATTTTCATTGTTACCGTACCGGCTGTTAAAATTAGGTCCGCTTGCCTAGGACTTGATCTTGGTTTGGTACCAATCCATAACGATCAAAGTCGAATCGCGAGCCTGAAGCAAATTCAATGAAACAACAACCATATAGAAGGGGCCATAAACAGGAGAGTCTTGACCAATTCGAAAGATCATTTGGTGTAGTTGAAATAACGGAATTGGAAGTTGTTCGGTCAAGTATAGGAAATTAATATAAGAATGAATAACTTTCTCAATGGTTTATTTTCTTTCTTTTATTTATCTTAATATTCATTCCATTCAGGCCATTCCAATGCTCGCAAGCAAGCACGAAAAAGCTTATATTTCTAAACGGAAACGCCCAATACATCGAAACTCATTACCCATGGCCAGTCGAGAAAAAAAAATAAAACAAACATGGTTTAGCGTATTCGGAATTGTAACCAAGCATCCTGGGTTCTATACCAGATTCAACACTAGAGCATGCAGCCGATCCTGGATACAGAACTATATAAAGTGTGCAGTGAGGGATCTTTATTGGTAGCCAGTCTTTCACTTCCGCCTCTCCACTCCCATGCCTTTCTTGGTCGGACCAACCCAACCGGCGATTTCCGACAAGTCTTTCTGCTTAGAGCAAGAAGCGGAACCAAAATCAAGCTTTCTTTATTTTCATTTATGGATAACCAATCCATTTTCCAATATAGTTGGGAGATTTTACCCAAGAAATGGGTACATAAAATGAAAAGATCGGAACATGGGAATAGATCTTATACCAATACTGACTACCCATTTCCATTGTTGTGCTTTCTAAAATGGCATACCTATACAAGGGTTCAAGTTTCGATCGATATTTGCGGAGTGGATCATCCCTCTCGAAAACGAAGATTTGAAGTTGTCCATAATTTACTGAGTACTCGGTATAACTCACGCATTCGTGTACAAACAAGTGCAGACGAAGTAACACGAATATCTCCGGTAGTCAGTCCATTTCCATCAGCCGGCCGGTGGGAGCGAGAAGTATGGGATATGTCTGGTGTTTCTTCCATCAATCATCCGGATTTACGCCGTATATCAACAGATTATGGTTTCGAGGGTCATCCATTACGAAAAGACTTTCCTCTGAGTGGATATGTGGAAGTACGCTATGATGATCCAGAGAAACGTGTGGTTTCTGAACCCATTGAGATGACCCAAGAATTTCGCTATTTCGATTTTGCTAGTCCTTGGGAACAGCGTAGCGACGGATAATTCCGAATCTACATAACTAGTCTAGTCCAGGAGACAAATCAATAGGAAATGCTATTTGCTTCTTAAGAAGAAGAACTTTTTTGAAATGAAAGAGTTTCCACGGGCGTCGGATATCATTTCTTCAAATAAGGAAGAAGTGTTATCGAAGGATTTCCTTCCATTCTTCCTAGTATGGAAGAAGTAAAGAAAAAGTACTGCGTCTCGATCTATACGAAAGGGCACTGGTTTTTTCTTTCGGTTTCATTGATAGCAGAAGAGTACGCTAGCTAGCGGAGCCTGAAAACGCTTGCTTGCGCCCCACCCCGTAAGCTGACTCTATTGCCTATGCTTGCTGCTCGCTCAGTGTCAGTAGAAGGGAAGAAAAGATGGTCACTTCTTTTAGGAACACGGCGAGCCTTACTTACGACTGTTGCACTTCACTCGCAGCTCGTTCATTCACTTGCTCATGAACTCGCTGCTTCGCCAGAAGCGACTAGTCGCCTCCTTTCCTCCGCCGAAAGATGCTTAGCCAGAAGCGACGAAGGAGGGGAGCTGGGGAAGGCCGACGATGGCAATGAGGGGGAAGCTGTCGTAGAAGCTTTGCCCCTTGCTTTACAGAAATTGTTATGAACTTACTAAATGACCTTATTTATTCTCCCGGAACGCTAGCAAATCTAATAGTTCCCATCTGCTCTTCTTAACTTAAGAACGAAGGTCCTTCTTATTCAGGAACCCTTTGTTTGAGGGGGGCGTATCCCCGGGGAGGGGAGAGTGGCCGAGCGGTCAAAAGCGACAGACTGTAAATCTGTTGAAGGTTTTCTACGTAGGTTCGAATCCTGCCTCTCCCACTTGTTGTAGACTTAAGAGAAGAGAAAGTAGGCGGAAGCCTAGGAGGGCCAACCGAGCGAAGCTCTTTCTTTTTTTGGCCGTGCCGTGAAGTGCAATTTTCTCGTATGCGTTTTAGAGAGGTTGTCGAAAAAAGACGATCTATAGAGATTCCCCATCTATATCCAATCGAGAATAGAAGCGAGTCGCTTCCGGCGTCGGCTTGTAGTCTCTGCAGTCGGCACACGCACGCGCCCGCCATCATGCCTCCTTGGTTCGGGACGAAGCCAAGCGAGGCATACGATAGACGAAGGAAGCGCCCACCCAGCAGGAGGGCTAAAACCTGTAGTTTTGAAGTTGCAAACTCCAGCTTCGAAGCTGGAGTGCTTTAGCCCTTTAGTTTTGAAGCAAGAATCACCGTCTTGAGCGCCTTGCGCGCTCAAGAACAAGCGATGAGCGCTTTGTTGCGCCTGTGCGGATACGTTTTCTTGCTGGGGAAGGCTAGTTTGATCGAGGATTGGGGAGGAGAGGTGGAATAAAAAGCTCGGGATGGATTTTGGAGTCTTTGTGCGAGCCGTATGCGGTGAGAGTCGCACGTACGGTAAGGAGGGGGGTTCGCGTCTATACGTGTAGTGTGGTGGTTGGGCCTACCCACCCTATTTGTTCCATGATCTATGGGTCTACTGGAGCTACCCACTTCGATCAATTAGCCAAGATTTTGACCGGATACGAAATCACTGGTGCTCAATCTAGTGGTATTTTTATGGGGATTCTTTTTATCGCTGTAGGATTCCTATTCAAGATTACTGCAGTTCCTTTTCGGGCGGCTGTAGGACGGACGGCCCCCTATAGGTAGTAGGGTAGGATGGGTGGTACCGCTCAGATAGCGGCCAATCCTCCTAACTGCGCGCGGGCCGGGCTTAGAGCGCGTGAAACTCATCACTACCTCGTAAGGGCGTTGAGACCATAGCATGTTACACAAAAGCGCCGCTTTCTCAGGAGTGTTGTCACACAGCTGCCCGACTAGAAGAGCTACTCGCTCTGTAGTGTTGTCACACAAGATAAGCACGCCGCCCGCCTGCTGGCCGGGCGAATCGAAGTTATCTTCCGGTCAACTGTCCACCCAGTCAAGTGCAAAAAACACAGTGGAATCACGCAACGCACGCTGCTGGTGTGCTTCCTGCCCACGAGGAAAGAAGAGCGACAAGGTTCAGATTTGACTGTTTGCAGCATGGGAGCTGATTACCCAAAAAATCCCTGGGAAAAAGAAAAGATATCTCGGTAACGAAAACCATAGGAGGCTGTATTGGCGAGATCCAAGGGTTCCCAGCAGCCCAAAAGAAAAACCGCCTGGAAGTCCGAGGACCTTTAGTACCGTACCGAACCAGCAGCCTTCGCGCCAAGCGACGACCGCCCTTGTCCCTTTCCTTTTTCCATTCAGCCTACTTCTTAGCTTTGTTCCGTCAGTCTAAGGCAAAGCTTAAGTGGTTCGCCTACCTTACCCACTTGATGAAAGGGAACGAACTTCGTTTCCTTGACGGTTTTATGGATGGATTCAGTCAGCCTCACTCCTTCCTTTTGAAAAGTGACGCTTTGCGTCTTCGCTTCCGAGGGTTAGGGTATAGGCCGTTTCGAGCAAGCTTTCGCTTTTTCTCCCGGCTTTCTACAACTTTCGCTTTAGCTTCGCGACCCCTTTCCGGAATTTGAAGTATTCGTCGCCCTACCCTAAGAAAGAAGTCACTATAAAACAGCTTGCCCTCCTGAAGTACCAAAGGTGCGCGGAGCCCGGTGAAAATGAATATGTTTGCTACTGAAAGAAGCCTGCCTATTGACTAATATTCGTCTTTAGAATGAAAGTAGCTATGAAGCCCAATCTACTGTCGATTCAAAAGAGGGCATAGTCGTATGGGTGGGGTGTTTGTGGGGAGCTGCCTTGGATATGAGGAATTCCTCAAATCTAAAAAAAATAGAACAAAGGCAAAGTCCGTGACGAAGATCTTTCTTTTCTATCAATAGATAGAAATGAGTGTTCGTTATAGGGGATAGGATCCATCTGCTCTCTCTCTATTTTCTTTGATGCAATTTAGAGAGAAAGAGCAGTGCGAACTAGAAAAAAAAAGATAATCGGGAGATGATTAAAAAATAGATACATAGACATCTAAAGTAAAGGGATGTATATATTATTCCTATATATATCATCTATCTATGAAAAAAGTAAACAGAGTTCGTTTTTGGGTTCCCCGAAGCCCCGAATGGATTGGATCGTTTCTGCTTCTGCCAACGAAATGAAGGCCTCGCCCCTTCCGAATGCTTCTCCGATCCTGAAGTTCTCGCGAAGAGAATAAGATGCAGCTCCCCCTCCCTCTGTCTTTTTCCGCTTTGCTAATCTTCCCCTCTAACGCGGGCCGGGCCGGGCTTAGGCGGGCGCGGGAGGAAGAAAGAAAGTCG from Oryza sativa Japonica Group mitochondrion, complete genome includes these protein-coding regions:
- the nad9 gene encoding NADH dehydrogenase subunit 9, whose product is MNNQSIFQYSWEILPKKWVHKMKRSEHGNRFYTNTDYLFPLLCFLKWHTYTRVQVLIDICGVDYPSRKRRFEVVYNLLSTRYNSRIRVQTSADEVTRISSVVSLFPSAGWWEREVWDMFGVSFINHPDLRRILTDYGFEGHPLRKDFPLSGYVEVRYDDPEKRVVSEPIEMTQEFRYFDFASPWEQRSDG
- the atp1 gene encoding ATP synthase F0 subunit 1, translated to MEFSPRAAELTTLLESRMTNFYTNFQVDEIGRVVSVGDGIARVYGLNEIQAGEMVEFASGVKGIALNLENENVGIVVFGSDTAIKEGDLVKRTGSIVDVPAGKAMLGRVVDALGVPIDGKGALSDHERRRVEVKAPGIIERKSVHEPMQTGLKAVDSLVPIGRGQRELIIGDRQTGKTAIAIDTILNQKQMNSRGTNESETLYCVYVAIGQKRSTVAQLVQILSEANALEYSILVAATASDPAPLQFLAPYSGCAMGEYFRDNGMHALIIYDDLSKQAVAYRQMSLLLRRPPGREAFPGDVFYLHSRLLERAAKRSDQTGAGSLTALPVIETQAGDVSAYIPTNVISITDGQICLETELFYRGIRPAINVGLSVSRVGSAAQLKAMKQVCGSLKLELAQYREVAAFAQFGSDLDAATQALLNRGARLTEVSKQPQYEPLPIEKQIVVIYAAVNGFCDRMPLDRISQYEKAILSTINPELLKSFNEKGGLTNERKIELDAFLKQTAKEIN